AAACTTATGGTTAACGATAGTGGATGAAAGCGTTTTTAAATAGGGTGAAATTAAAGAAACACAGATATAAACTAAAGAAAAGTTGCAGGTGACAAGTTAATGTCAGAAGCCTGGTGATATAATTCAATATAAGTTGAACTAATCATTTACACGATAACGGAGAGGGTAGAAGAAACCTGAAAAAGCGAAGCGTTCGCCTTTATCACCGGATTTTCCCTTGGGAAAAGAGAATCGAAAAAATCTGGGGATAACAGCGATTGGAAGGTTATTCTGTCATCGTAGTGTCAGTGTAAGTAATCTTTAGTTCAACTTATATAGTCAGGAAAACAGCATCGGAGGGAACATGCGACTTGAAAATTGTTAGCGTTTACAATAATTTCTTCAAAAATAATATGTTTATGAAAATGCTCCTGATCTTCTCGATGATATCGATTGTCACGATCATTACGTTATCTTATATCATCTTCCTGTCGGTGTCCGACTCCACGATTCGCCGGGAACTGGCGATCCAGAAAGCGGCGATGGAACATGTGGATCGGTACATTCATCAGCAGTATGAATCGGTGCAAAACATGGTGAGGGACATGCATCAGAATGAGGCACTCTCGGCCAACATTACTTATCTGATGAATCATTCGTACGCTGAATATGTTCAGCACATGACCAATGGATATTATGCTAATCAGGATGACTATTCGGCCGATGTGTTGAAACATTTTCAGAACATTATGGATCGCAATTCGCAGATTAACCAACTCATGTTATATAGCGCTGAGCAGCAGGATCTGTCTACCTTTAATCAACACAAGCAGTTCCGCAAGCTGGACGCCAATGTAGCTCATTCCTATATTCCGGACGTGATGGCGATGGAAACGCCCAATATCAGTGCACCCAATTACTGGATTCGCAAAGAGATCAATCAATGGGACCCTGCGCTCTATTCCATCCGCGTACCGATTAACAATACACAGACTCTTCGGAATCTGGGCCAATTTCTTGTCTTCTTTGACTCAGAAGGAATCGGTAATGCGCTGGATAACTACGAGAGTAATCTCAAGGGAGAAATCGTGGTGTTATCGGCGAAAGGGACAGTGTTATTTGACTCCAACAATCATTATTACGGGAAGAAGTATCCCTACGTGAATGTGGCCGATTCCCTGTTTGATCAGACGGATATGGATTCGATGAAAAAGGAGCAGAACATGTACGTGAACAAGTTTGTCTCCGCGGATCAGGGTTATGTGGTCATTGGCACCGTTCCGGTAGAAGAGATGGCTGAAACCTATGCGGGCATTCGCAATACCATTATCTCGATCAGTATCGTGTGTATTCTGTTTGCTGTGCTGGTTCCGGCATTTTTCATTATTAACTTTGCCAAACGAACCCGTCGAATTATTCGCTTCACCCAAAAAGTGAAATACGGCAACTTCACGGCTCGCATTGACGATCCGCGTGATGATGAACTGGGGCAGATCTCCCATAGCTTCAACGACATGCTGGACGAGCTGAATCTGTATATTGAACGGGTCTACAAAGCCGAGATCAAACAAAAGGAGACCGAGCTAGTCGCATTACAGGCGCGTATCAACCCTCATTTTCTCTACAATACGCTTGAAGTGATTCGGATGAGGGCGATATCTCAAGGGGCGAGAGATGTTGGCGAGATGATCTATAGTTTATCCGTATTGTTCAAGAGCCTGGTACAGCAGAAGAAAAATTATACGCTGAAGGATGAGATGGAAGCTTGTCGCTTGTATCTGGAGTTATTCCGAATCCGCTATAAGGATATTTTCATCTATACGATCCAGATCGACGCTGCATATTATCAACACCCTGTGGTGAAACTTTCGCTGCAGCCCATCATTGAGAATTATGTCGTACACGGCATTCAGACAGAACGTTCGGATAACCGATTATCGATTGTTGTGGAAGAGACAGATGATGTGGTACAAGTGGAAGTCAGAGATAATGGCAAAGGCATTGAACCGGCACGCCTGACGGAAATCCTTGAAGAACTGGAACGTCCTGAAGAGTCTGGTCAGATGTTCGGGCTGCGCAGTGTCCATAGTCGATTGCGCTTCCTGTATGGGCCAGAGTTCGGTATCACCATAGAGAGCACCCTCGGAGAAGGAACACGAATCAGGGTGCGTTATCCACATACAGAAGGGACAGGTGTTTAACATGTACAAGGTGTTTATTGTGGACGATGAGCCATTCATCATTGAAGGCTTATACGATATCGTGGATTGGTCTTCATTTGGTATGGAAATTGTGAGTCATGCGGGCAATGGGCAAGCAGCGTTACAAGCGCTCTCCACTCAGCCTGTGGACATTCTGATCACGGATATATCCATGCCACTCATGAATGGTCTTGACCT
The nucleotide sequence above comes from Paenibacillus sp. W2I17. Encoded proteins:
- a CDS encoding sensor histidine kinase → MKIVSVYNNFFKNNMFMKMLLIFSMISIVTIITLSYIIFLSVSDSTIRRELAIQKAAMEHVDRYIHQQYESVQNMVRDMHQNEALSANITYLMNHSYAEYVQHMTNGYYANQDDYSADVLKHFQNIMDRNSQINQLMLYSAEQQDLSTFNQHKQFRKLDANVAHSYIPDVMAMETPNISAPNYWIRKEINQWDPALYSIRVPINNTQTLRNLGQFLVFFDSEGIGNALDNYESNLKGEIVVLSAKGTVLFDSNNHYYGKKYPYVNVADSLFDQTDMDSMKKEQNMYVNKFVSADQGYVVIGTVPVEEMAETYAGIRNTIISISIVCILFAVLVPAFFIINFAKRTRRIIRFTQKVKYGNFTARIDDPRDDELGQISHSFNDMLDELNLYIERVYKAEIKQKETELVALQARINPHFLYNTLEVIRMRAISQGARDVGEMIYSLSVLFKSLVQQKKNYTLKDEMEACRLYLELFRIRYKDIFIYTIQIDAAYYQHPVVKLSLQPIIENYVVHGIQTERSDNRLSIVVEETDDVVQVEVRDNGKGIEPARLTEILEELERPEESGQMFGLRSVHSRLRFLYGPEFGITIESTLGEGTRIRVRYPHTEGTGV